The Sporolituus thermophilus DSM 23256 genome has a segment encoding these proteins:
- a CDS encoding GlsB/YeaQ/YmgE family stress response membrane protein: MLWFLVIGLVAGWLASQISRGSSFGLVGNLVVGIVGAYLGGFLFSLLGLTAYGTIGSIIMSTIGAVILLWALRMVTGRTPAK; the protein is encoded by the coding sequence ATGCTTTGGTTTTTAGTTATCGGCCTTGTTGCTGGCTGGCTGGCCAGCCAAATCTCCCGCGGCAGCAGTTTCGGCCTGGTTGGCAACCTCGTCGTCGGCATTGTCGGCGCCTATCTGGGCGGCTTTCTCTTTAGCCTGCTCGGCCTGACCGCTTACGGCACCATCGGCTCCATTATCATGAGTACCATCGGCGCTGTTATTTTACTCTGGGCGCTGCGGATGGTCACCGGCCGAACACCGGCTAAATAG